In Terriglobia bacterium, the sequence CTACTGTGAGCCCGGTTCTGCTCCTCCATGGCCTTCAACTTGTTGAGCAGAGCCTTGTAGCTGATCTTGAGGATCTTGGCGGCTTGGCGGCGGTTCCATCGCGTCTGGGCCAGAACGCGCTCGATGGCCTCGCGCTCGGCCTGCATGGCGGCACGACGCCCGATCTCTAGCAGCGAAGGCATTTCCATCTCGATGACATCTCCCTCGCTGCCGACCGGGGGCGCGACTGTGGTGACCCCCGTTGGTCCGCCGGTAGCTTCGTTCTGCTTGATGCCCCAGATGGGACTGTTCGCGGAACCGGTGGCGGTGATGATCGGCTTATGGTGCGGGGATCTCAACAGAGCCAAACACCCTCTAGAAACTGCACCGCTCACATTTCGTGCCCCGGCTTCCACCTGTGGGCCTCGACCATGTGGCGGGTGGCTTTGGCGCGGGCCAATGCCACAAGGAGCGGCCGAGAGTTATAGTCCGATCTTCAGGCCAGAGAGAACCGGGGCAGAATTGCCCCGGTGGTGAGCGGTTTGCGACCGAGAGTATCGCTAGCTGTTCGAGCCCACGGTGCGCAGCTTGCCGGGAGTGAAGTGATACGGCGGCCAGGGGCCGCTGATGGCGACGCGGCAATTCTTCAACTGGCGGGTGGCGGCGCTGTAGCGGTTCTGATATTTTTCCACGGCCTTGGAGTCGATCAGGTGGGCAATATCAATCAGCAGGCCGCCGGAATCCACTCTCTTGCAACTGACTTCCTCCTCCAGCGGCAAAAACAGCTTGTGCACCTGCACGGAGACGGCGCGGGCCTTGCTCTGGCGCTCGCGGTCGCGGCTGGCGATTTCGCGCAGCTTGCACAAATACTCGCTGCCGGCGGCCAGTGGAAGAGTGGCGTCGGGAAGCAAGTCGCGCGCGGAGAGGCTGTGCACCACAACCTTGAGATGCATTTCCGACTTACCTTTGAGGCGGGCCACGCTTTCGGTGAATGCCTTGCGGTTGGCGCGCACGGCGCGGCGCAGGGCTTCGTCGCTGTCGAAAACGGTGCCGAACTTGAAGGGCAGCACCGTTGTGTTGCGGAAACACTCGCTGACCACGCGGGCGTGCTCCAGTACCGATGTCTGATCGAGCGCTCCACTGCGTTCGTATTCGCTGGCAATGACGGCGAAATCGCCGCTGGGATAAGCCAGAACGGTTGCGCCGGCGATGCCTTTCATGCCGGGAATAGGGAAGGGCCTGCGGGCGTGCGCACCGTTAGTCGAAAACGCATGCTGCTCGGTAATGCAGTAGGCGTACCATGCCATATCGAATCTCCGGGCTGGGCGGCGAATGGACTCGTCGCAGTAGGTGAACGGGCCTACGAAATGGGAGCTACGGCTAGGTACTGCTTTCTTATTTGGGCGCGGGCATATCGCCCAACAACCTATCCTAGCCCGGTTTAAGCGCCGGAGCAACTGAATTAGTGCATTCCCAAAGCAGGATAAGCTGGAAGGCGAAAAATGGGCCACCAGCGGCGTTCTTGAGGGGGCCAGCGGCGATCGCGTGGTGGCGCGGTTCGCCGGGATTCTGTGCTATTTGTTTTTGTGATTATCGCCATTGCGCGCGCGCGCGGCGAGAGTGGCACGCACCTCGTGCTGCATTTCGGCCAGCGGCGCTGGTTTGCCGGTCCAGATTTCGAACTGCCGCGCCCCCTGGTAAACGAACATCTCAGTGCCGGGAATGACGCTGGCGCCCTGCGCGCGGGCGAGGCGGACAAAACGCGTCTCGGCTTCGCTGTAAACCATGTCCAGCACGTGCTTCGCCCGGATTTCCTTCTCCTGGAGCGGCGAAGTCTTACCGCTCATGCCGACCGGGGTGGCGTTGATGATCACGTCGAAAGACAGCTTCTTGAGGTCGCTGCGCTTGATGGATTTGGCCTTCGCCTGGCGCGCTAACTTCTGCGCCGGTGCAGGGGTGCGGTTGAGAATGTAAACTTCGGCGCCGCGCTGCTTCAACCCGAAGACGGCGGCCCGTGCCGCGCCGCCTGCACCCAGCACCAGCACGGTTGCGCCCGGCAGTTGCATGCGCTGCTCCAGCGGTTGCACCACCCCGGCAACGTCGGTATTGAAGCCGTAAAGCCTGCCGTCCTGCGCCCGTACGACCGTGTTACACGCCCCGGTTTTCTGGGTGAGCGCGTCGCTGTTGTCAAGATGCTGAACGATCTCTTGCTTGTAGGGCATCGTCACGCTGAGGCCGTGGATCGGGATCTCGCGCACGCACTTCAGCAGATCGGCGAGCGTCTTGGCGTGCAGCGCCAGGTATACCGCATTCACGTTTTCCCGGCGGAACGCGGCGTTCATCATCTGCGGCGACAGGGAGTGCGCCACCGGATCGCCGGCCACGCCGTAAACCTTGGTCGCGGCGTCGAGTTGCTCGATGCGATAGACCTCGCGCAGGGTCTTGGCGGCGACCATGCCGGGCGCGGTTTCCTCTCCCCGGCTGGCGGCCGCGAAAGTCCACATGCTGCCGGCACGCAGTCCCAGCACCCGGCTGATGATGCCTTGCTCTCCCATGCACACGCCGATCACGGAGTGGGTGTTGCGGGTATGTTCCAGGAACTTCACCATCGCGACATTGTCGTACAGCGTGGTGGCGGTGGTGACAATCTTGTAAAAGTCGGCGGGGAACTGCTGCATCCTGGCGAAGGTGTGCTCGATTTTGCGGGTGGCGCGGAAGTCGTGGGAGGACAGGATCAGCGCCGCCTGGTCGCGCAGTCGCTCCAGATCCTCAGGCTTCATGGCCGAGGCACTTTGGATCTCGAGGTCAAGTAACCGGCAGCCACTGGCGGCGGCTTTGGCCAGTATGTCCACCTCGGCGGCCAGCGAGCCGCGGAACTTGCCCCCGTTCACCGTCCGGCGGCAGGTGGCAATGGCTATCGCTGCCGGGTGATAGCTCAGAAAGCGCCGGATCGGAGGGAGCGCCAGGCCGGGACTCTTCAGATAGTCTAACCTAAACTCAATAAAGGGGTTATCACGAATCATGGACTCGGCTCGCTCGATCATGTTGGCAGCCGACGTGGCGGCGATCGCGACACAAAGACGCGGTAGCCGCAGCGGCAATGGCCGCGGAACGAAGCTGGCGATTCCTGCACTCATCCAGTTTGGCCGAGGATGTGCAGCATATTACAGGTGCACCATAGCAGATGCAATGCGGTTTTCGTCTCCAGAATGCGCCAGCCGGGGATGGAGTACCGAATCGGTAAACACGGCCGTGCTTGACCCTCCGTAAGCTGTTTGCTAGCGTTCCATTCGCGGTATTGTCTCTGACGCGCCCCCGCGTGTGCGGCACGTGAAGGAGAGAGATATGAAGAAAGTAGTGTTGCTGTTGGCTCTGTGTGCGCCGTTGGCATTTTCGCAACAGGAGCCTCAACCTGCGCCGGCACGGAAAGCGACCAACTTGGTGGAGCGGGTCGCGGCGCCAAGCTACTCGGATATGTATTGCGCGGGTTTCATCACCAAGACCGCCTACGCCAGGGACAACCAGATCGTGGCCGGGGCCGCATCGCCCGACCAGACACAATTCCGCCAGGGCGACACGGTGTTCCTGGAAGGCAGCGGCTACCAGGAAGGCTCGCGCTTGGCGGTCTTGCGCGAGTTGCGCGACCCCAACCGCAGCCGCGCTTTTGCCGGGCAGACCTCCGCGATTGCGGAACTCGGACAGCCCTATGCGGAACTGGGCCGGCTGCGGGTGACCGCAATCCG encodes:
- a CDS encoding GvpL/GvpF family gas vesicle protein, with translation MAWYAYCITEQHAFSTNGAHARRPFPIPGMKGIAGATVLAYPSGDFAVIASEYERSGALDQTSVLEHARVVSECFRNTTVLPFKFGTVFDSDEALRRAVRANRKAFTESVARLKGKSEMHLKVVVHSLSARDLLPDATLPLAAGSEYLCKLREIASRDRERQSKARAVSVQVHKLFLPLEEEVSCKRVDSGGLLIDIAHLIDSKAVEKYQNRYSAATRQLKNCRVAISGPWPPYHFTPGKLRTVGSNS
- the aroE gene encoding shikimate dehydrogenase, whose amino-acid sequence is MSAGIASFVPRPLPLRLPRLCVAIAATSAANMIERAESMIRDNPFIEFRLDYLKSPGLALPPIRRFLSYHPAAIAIATCRRTVNGGKFRGSLAAEVDILAKAAASGCRLLDLEIQSASAMKPEDLERLRDQAALILSSHDFRATRKIEHTFARMQQFPADFYKIVTTATTLYDNVAMVKFLEHTRNTHSVIGVCMGEQGIISRVLGLRAGSMWTFAAASRGEETAPGMVAAKTLREVYRIEQLDAATKVYGVAGDPVAHSLSPQMMNAAFRRENVNAVYLALHAKTLADLLKCVREIPIHGLSVTMPYKQEIVQHLDNSDALTQKTGACNTVVRAQDGRLYGFNTDVAGVVQPLEQRMQLPGATVLVLGAGGAARAAVFGLKQRGAEVYILNRTPAPAQKLARQAKAKSIKRSDLKKLSFDVIINATPVGMSGKTSPLQEKEIRAKHVLDMVYSEAETRFVRLARAQGASVIPGTEMFVYQGARQFEIWTGKPAPLAEMQHEVRATLAARARNGDNHKNK